One window of Theropithecus gelada isolate Dixy chromosome 4, Tgel_1.0, whole genome shotgun sequence genomic DNA carries:
- the LOC112623442 gene encoding 28S ribosomal protein S36, mitochondrial yields the protein MMGSKMASASRVVQVVKPHTPLIRFPDRRDNPKPNVSEALRSAGLPSHSSVISQHSKGSKSPDLLMYQGPPDTAEIIKTLPQKYRRKLVSQEEIEFIQRGGPE from the coding sequence ATGATGGGCAGCAAGATGGCGTCTGCCAGTAGGGTCGTTCAGGTAGTCAAACCACACACTCCATTAATAAGGTTTCCTGACAGAAGAGACAATCCTAAACCCAATGTATCGGAAGCTTTGAGATCAGCAGGGCTACCATCTCACTCTTCTGTAATTTCACAACATTCTAAGGGAAGTAAATCACCAGATTTGTTGATGTATCAGGGTCCACCAGATActgcagaaataataaaaacattacctCAGAAATACAGAAGGAAACTTGTGtctcaagaagaaattgaatttatCCAACGTGGAGGTCCTGAATAA